Proteins found in one Fulvitalea axinellae genomic segment:
- a CDS encoding TonB-dependent receptor, translating into MIKHITLTLFFCFTFLYSFSQTTISGTVKDKAGEPLFGANIFLEGTYDGAGTDNEGRFEFSTGEKGKHILVIRFVGFKEKKVQISIDEKPITKDVILKPDASSLDAVVISAGSMSADDSKRNTILKPLDIVTTAGATGDLYGAIQTLPGTQKVEEDGRLFVRGGDAYETKTFVDGLWVPKPYNSRTPDMPSRGRFSAMMFRGTHFNSGGYSAEYGEALSSTLLLETYDLPERSETGLSFMTHGIGASHKHSGDNYGIIGELNYFNLAPYMNVIPQDVEFDKMPENFQGQLIYRAKTSKTGILKTYFSYQTSKAGVYYNDLDRSEKYKVGLRNNNLYLNANWKEAIGKKWMVYAGLVSAWNTDLLDVENRLEEEKKEFAFQAKLKFEGDLAEGLTLKTGLEHFRNPYRYKYGLPSGYSGDFESKRSFSVLFSETEWWVDNRLAFRAGLRSTLTHSDNKAQFSPRFSAAYKLNAEGQLSLAWGKFRQSPRPIDRIYNSELKTEYAEHYILSYLYSRNKRNLKIEAYAKRYDGLVTFENEKQPDTYSNGGDGYAAGLDVFWHDRQSIKNLEYWISYGYVDTERFYRGFPKKAKPKFASDHNLSVVTKYFVRSIDTQFGLTYSFSSGRPYNHPADDTFNGREAQANHDISLSASYLTEIKGNFTILFVSLRNALALDKVYGYRFSQVPNIHNEYSKEAIVPPARIGVFVGLFVNIAHNKKEAE; encoded by the coding sequence ATGATCAAACACATCACACTCACTCTGTTTTTTTGCTTCACGTTTCTGTATTCGTTTTCTCAAACGACTATCTCCGGAACGGTAAAAGATAAGGCTGGCGAGCCTTTATTCGGAGCAAATATTTTCCTAGAAGGCACATACGACGGGGCGGGTACGGATAATGAAGGCCGATTCGAGTTTTCGACTGGGGAAAAGGGAAAACATATTTTGGTTATCCGGTTTGTCGGATTTAAGGAAAAGAAAGTTCAAATAAGTATCGATGAAAAGCCGATAACAAAGGATGTAATCCTAAAACCTGACGCAAGTTCTCTTGATGCGGTTGTGATTTCCGCTGGATCCATGAGCGCCGATGACAGTAAAAGAAATACAATTTTGAAGCCTTTGGATATTGTGACCACCGCCGGAGCCACAGGTGATTTATACGGAGCGATACAGACATTGCCGGGAACGCAGAAGGTGGAGGAGGATGGGCGCTTGTTTGTTCGGGGAGGGGATGCTTATGAAACCAAAACTTTTGTGGACGGGCTTTGGGTGCCCAAGCCTTATAATTCTAGAACTCCGGATATGCCATCCCGGGGCCGTTTTTCAGCAATGATGTTTCGTGGGACTCATTTTAACAGTGGCGGTTATTCCGCCGAATATGGCGAGGCGCTTTCCTCCACTCTATTGCTGGAAACATATGATTTGCCTGAAAGAAGCGAAACGGGACTGTCATTTATGACACACGGAATAGGGGCGTCGCATAAACATAGTGGGGATAATTACGGGATAATAGGCGAGTTGAACTATTTTAATTTGGCTCCTTATATGAACGTTATTCCTCAGGATGTGGAGTTCGACAAAATGCCGGAAAACTTTCAGGGACAATTAATTTATAGGGCCAAAACATCAAAAACGGGTATTCTGAAAACCTATTTTTCTTATCAAACCAGTAAAGCGGGAGTGTATTATAATGATTTGGACAGGAGTGAGAAATATAAAGTCGGTTTACGGAATAACAACTTGTATTTGAATGCGAACTGGAAAGAGGCGATAGGAAAAAAATGGATGGTTTATGCCGGTTTGGTTTCCGCTTGGAATACGGATTTGCTTGATGTCGAGAATAGGCTGGAAGAAGAAAAAAAGGAATTCGCTTTTCAGGCAAAATTGAAATTCGAAGGTGATTTGGCCGAAGGATTAACCTTGAAAACCGGATTGGAACACTTCAGAAATCCATATCGATATAAATACGGTTTGCCGTCCGGTTATTCTGGAGATTTTGAAAGTAAACGTTCCTTTAGCGTTCTTTTTTCCGAAACCGAATGGTGGGTTGATAATCGTTTGGCTTTTAGGGCTGGCCTGAGGTCTACATTAACGCATTCGGATAATAAAGCGCAATTCTCGCCGCGGTTTTCCGCCGCTTATAAATTAAACGCGGAAGGCCAATTGTCTCTAGCGTGGGGAAAGTTTAGACAAAGCCCAAGACCTATTGACCGAATCTATAATTCGGAATTGAAAACCGAATATGCCGAACATTATATACTGAGTTATCTGTATAGCCGAAATAAAAGAAATCTGAAAATTGAGGCTTACGCCAAAAGGTATGACGGCCTTGTGACTTTCGAAAACGAAAAACAACCGGATACATATTCGAACGGTGGTGATGGTTACGCTGCCGGTCTTGATGTGTTTTGGCACGATCGTCAGTCGATTAAGAATCTGGAATACTGGATTTCTTACGGATATGTGGATACCGAACGTTTTTATCGAGGGTTTCCCAAAAAAGCGAAGCCCAAATTCGCCTCGGACCATAACCTCTCTGTTGTAACGAAATACTTTGTCCGCTCTATTGATACGCAATTTGGCTTGACATACAGTTTTAGCTCCGGCAGGCCGTATAATCATCCGGCGGATGACACTTTTAATGGGCGTGAAGCTCAAGCAAATCATGATATTAGTTTGAGTGCCAGCTATCTGACCGAAATCAAAGGGAATTTCACCATTCTTTTTGTCAGTTTAAGAAATGCATTGGCTCTGGATAAAGTTTATGGGTATCGTTTCTCACAGGTTCCGAATATTCATAATGAATATTCAAAGGAGGCGATTGTTCCGCCCGCCCGTATAGGTGTTTTTGTGGGCCTATTCGTGAATATAGCCCATAACAAAAAAGAGGCTGAATAA
- a CDS encoding S41 family peptidase — MLGKIYKKTGLLLLSAGLALNSQAQKLVRDISPSPDGKKIAFAYQGDIWTASKDGSGARRLTIHEGTESGPVWSPDGSAIAFSGSRHGNGDIFTIPANGGTSSRVTFYDAYDAVSDWTEDGNLLFSSSRHFIGNEKEPSIYTVPATGGSPERAFKVNGSQPSTSPSGRFVVFTKGYCRTSREDYRGPANLDVWIYDNENQSAQRLTKHLGNDFSPVWAGDDAVLFLSARTGRYNIHRLTIDANGKAKGSPEAITGFEGFGIRGFDVSADGKTVALTRADEAYTLDLPAGSPVKMDLDFPADYREDPYSFLTIRNQVKDYATSPNGKYIATVSRGEVFIREADSKKPTAVNVSKHAFRDDSPVWLNDSTLLFVSDRDGEKQIYQVTAAKDQEGLLHRALAFEYLKITPDGGNFDNPNLSPDRKKIIYSETKPDGSKATHIANIEAGKKLSGEKVLLEGWNAPEYVNWSPDGNWITYASEDLDFNNEVYVMPIDKSQEPVNVSMHPRSDYSPRWSPDGKKIAFISNRNNGDNDVWMVWLTKEDWDKTKQDIEYELEHKKDAPKKPVAPAKDSKKKKKKKDKKEEKEEKLTKVDTDGLYKRLVQLTNAPGDETSPVFGSKSQTIYFLARNNGKTTFNSVKWDKSENKNLAKLNGYAYGMSLAKDGKSLYLLENGSLKKMSTAGKGTGMSTTARMKHDKKAERDQMFEEAWQAIATGFYDPKMHGYDWATLKEQYKPLAINASTSADFRYVFNLMLGQLNASHMGMYASDKKHLNNERTPKLGAALNASNTVTHVIPNTPADRKQSKLEVGDKIVAIDGMPIGEDNIYQILNGYKANDRIQLSVNRKGKKTDIIIRPTSSLGNAIYNEWVEEKRRLTDKYSGGKLGYLHIRQMSWTSFEAFERDLTAATQGKEAVVIDVRNNGGGWITDYLMTVLSVRQHAYTIPRGATPDLKNHKQFANNYPYGERLPFAAWTKPSIALCNEKSYSNAEIFSHAYKHLGIGKLVGQPTFGAVISTGGMSLIDGALLRMPFRAWYTKATDINQENGPAVPDIIVENAPDSYSTGTDAQLERAVKELLK, encoded by the coding sequence ATGCTAGGAAAGATTTATAAAAAGACAGGCTTGCTCCTCTTGAGTGCTGGCCTTGCCCTAAACTCACAAGCGCAAAAGCTTGTACGTGACATTTCCCCCTCACCCGACGGGAAAAAAATCGCTTTCGCCTACCAAGGCGATATCTGGACAGCCTCGAAAGACGGCTCCGGAGCCCGAAGGCTCACCATACACGAAGGAACGGAAAGCGGGCCTGTTTGGAGCCCGGACGGGTCGGCAATAGCATTCAGCGGGTCGAGACACGGCAACGGCGACATCTTCACGATTCCGGCCAACGGCGGAACGTCCAGCAGAGTGACTTTTTACGACGCTTACGACGCCGTCTCTGACTGGACCGAAGACGGAAATCTGCTTTTCAGCTCTTCGCGCCATTTTATCGGCAACGAAAAAGAACCTTCGATTTACACCGTTCCGGCCACGGGCGGTTCACCGGAACGGGCTTTCAAAGTAAACGGCTCGCAACCCAGCACCTCGCCAAGCGGACGTTTTGTGGTATTCACAAAAGGCTATTGCCGCACATCAAGGGAAGATTACCGTGGACCAGCTAACCTTGACGTATGGATTTACGACAACGAGAACCAAAGCGCTCAACGCCTGACAAAACATTTGGGCAATGACTTCTCTCCCGTTTGGGCGGGAGATGACGCCGTTCTCTTCCTCAGCGCCAGAACGGGTCGATACAATATCCATCGCTTGACTATAGACGCCAACGGTAAAGCCAAAGGATCACCCGAAGCGATTACCGGTTTTGAAGGATTCGGAATCAGGGGCTTTGACGTGAGCGCCGACGGCAAAACCGTAGCCCTTACCCGCGCCGACGAAGCTTATACGCTTGACCTCCCGGCCGGAAGCCCAGTGAAAATGGACCTTGATTTCCCAGCCGATTATCGCGAAGATCCTTACAGTTTCCTTACGATTCGCAACCAAGTCAAGGACTACGCAACATCACCGAACGGGAAATACATAGCCACCGTCAGCCGTGGCGAAGTGTTTATCAGGGAAGCCGACAGCAAAAAACCGACGGCTGTGAATGTCTCAAAACACGCTTTCCGCGACGACTCGCCCGTGTGGCTCAACGATTCCACGCTTCTATTCGTCTCTGATCGCGACGGCGAAAAACAGATTTATCAAGTGACGGCGGCCAAGGATCAAGAAGGTCTTTTGCATAGGGCTTTGGCTTTCGAATATCTCAAAATCACTCCAGACGGAGGTAATTTCGACAATCCGAACCTTTCACCGGATCGCAAAAAGATTATCTACTCGGAAACTAAGCCTGACGGTTCGAAAGCGACACATATCGCAAACATTGAAGCCGGAAAGAAACTCTCCGGTGAAAAAGTGTTGCTCGAAGGCTGGAACGCTCCAGAATACGTAAACTGGAGCCCGGACGGCAACTGGATCACTTACGCATCGGAAGACCTCGACTTCAACAATGAGGTATACGTAATGCCGATAGACAAAAGCCAAGAGCCGGTAAACGTAAGTATGCACCCGCGTAGCGATTACTCGCCGAGATGGAGCCCTGACGGCAAGAAAATCGCGTTTATTTCAAACCGTAATAACGGCGACAACGACGTGTGGATGGTTTGGCTAACCAAAGAAGATTGGGACAAAACCAAACAGGATATAGAATACGAGTTGGAGCATAAAAAAGACGCTCCTAAAAAACCGGTGGCGCCAGCAAAAGACTCTAAGAAAAAGAAGAAGAAAAAAGATAAAAAAGAGGAAAAGGAAGAGAAGCTTACCAAAGTGGATACCGACGGGCTCTACAAACGTTTGGTACAGCTGACCAATGCTCCTGGTGACGAAACCAGCCCTGTTTTCGGTTCAAAAAGCCAAACGATTTACTTTTTGGCAAGAAACAACGGCAAGACAACCTTCAACTCTGTTAAGTGGGACAAGTCCGAAAACAAGAATCTAGCGAAGCTCAACGGCTACGCATACGGAATGTCATTGGCCAAAGACGGCAAAAGCCTCTATTTGCTGGAAAACGGATCTTTGAAGAAGATGTCTACGGCTGGAAAAGGCACCGGCATGTCTACCACCGCAAGGATGAAGCATGACAAAAAAGCCGAACGGGACCAGATGTTCGAGGAAGCTTGGCAAGCGATAGCCACCGGCTTTTACGATCCGAAAATGCACGGATATGATTGGGCGACGCTTAAGGAACAATACAAGCCGTTGGCCATCAACGCCTCCACTTCGGCGGATTTCCGCTACGTGTTTAACTTGATGCTCGGCCAGCTGAACGCCAGCCATATGGGCATGTACGCATCGGATAAAAAGCACCTGAACAACGAGCGGACTCCGAAACTTGGCGCAGCGCTCAACGCTTCGAATACCGTAACGCACGTAATTCCGAACACGCCTGCCGACCGCAAACAAAGTAAGCTTGAAGTCGGTGACAAAATAGTAGCGATCGACGGAATGCCGATTGGCGAAGATAATATTTACCAGATCCTGAACGGCTACAAGGCTAACGACCGTATCCAACTGAGCGTAAACAGAAAGGGCAAAAAGACCGACATCATCATCAGGCCGACTTCCAGCCTTGGCAACGCCATCTATAACGAATGGGTGGAAGAAAAACGCCGTCTGACCGACAAGTACTCGGGCGGAAAGCTTGGTTACCTCCACATCAGGCAGATGAGCTGGACAAGCTTCGAAGCCTTTGAGCGCGACCTCACCGCCGCAACCCAAGGCAAAGAGGCCGTAGTAATCGACGTGCGGAACAACGGCGGCGGCTGGATCACCGACTATCTGATGACCGTACTCAGCGTACGCCAACACGCATACACCATTCCGCGTGGCGCCACTCCGGACCTGAAAAACCACAAGCAATTCGCCAATAACTATCCGTACGGCGAACGCCTTCCTTTCGCCGCCTGGACAAAACCTTCGATTGCGCTTTGTAACGAAAAGAGTTATTCGAATGCGGAAATTTTCTCGCATGCTTATAAGCATTTAGGCATCGGAAAACTCGTGGGCCAACCGACTTTCGGTGCGGTTATTTCCACAGGAGGAATGTCCCTGATCGACGGCGCTTTGCTTAGAATGCCTTTCAGAGCTTGGTACACCAAAGCAACAGACATTAATCAAGAAAACGGCCCGGCCGTTCCGGACATTATTGTCGAAAACGCACCTGACAGTTACTCAACGGGAACAGACGCCCAATTGGAAAGAGCGGTTAAAGAGTTATTGAAATAA
- a CDS encoding DUF4838 domain-containing protein, whose protein sequence is MKKIFSILIPLLFFGLHHCYSKNGIKPGSIKTITRNTDNQTVVFAEQEFRKYWKKMTGNDLKASGKNSNGIRVSLTLSSDFPGLKWDGYNITVNKKGISISAKEARGVLFGVYAFLEKQGCSFFYPDPDLEVIPEIKNQKISHVNFTENPRIEWRGMALYGVRDDQIKITGRVIDWMAKQRYNYALLSQDRPAPGAGLAQEVFFKGKTEEILLPELIKRDFLINMGEHNTHCYLDKDKLFKEHPDWFAEINGKRTKGQICYGNDKAMNYYSEQLIKWLKDKPWVDFIGTWPLDGGGYCQCIKCKKKRVIADAISLLAENIRKTNRNVTVEFLSYKPATFELPNRQIPKNFAVLYCPDLGNKPDLEKDWTKATENAQGVYQFEYYMADHWRARGNVWLRPEFAVQSADYLAENNFRGTVSLYLPIQTWWRGSFNYFFFGKALWEKDLSVNRKLTEHCEKHYGKYAKEVLAIYNELLYEVQEGGYFAVDDKNTEEVVRKSKRIVQRSEELLDKIYALRKNIKNKTIGGKIEKLWNYVEGTKLFFSYIAFRTPKDKIRLLNFAEEHEKAEDGASVQRQYLNWRLQWIPKIKPQYQKQSVGTQTLPSAHSNTLTFDATGKIDSNGSWNIFLLSKDKEPISVSKIELVEDGRVVISETPNKSQVAIKISKFFDMGKYEIRLTANGKKGQKVECFVLKNPAQ, encoded by the coding sequence ATGAAAAAAATCTTTTCAATTTTAATTCCGCTACTCTTCTTCGGTTTACATCATTGCTATTCCAAAAACGGTATTAAACCCGGTTCCATAAAAACCATTACCCGAAATACGGATAACCAAACTGTAGTTTTCGCCGAACAGGAATTCCGGAAATACTGGAAAAAAATGACGGGAAATGACCTGAAAGCTTCGGGGAAAAATTCCAACGGAATAAGAGTCAGCCTTACCTTGTCATCGGATTTCCCAGGACTGAAATGGGACGGTTATAACATCACAGTCAACAAGAAAGGCATTTCGATTTCGGCAAAAGAAGCTCGGGGGGTTCTTTTCGGCGTTTACGCGTTCCTGGAAAAACAAGGTTGCTCTTTTTTCTACCCGGACCCCGACTTGGAAGTAATTCCGGAAATCAAAAACCAAAAAATCAGTCACGTCAATTTTACCGAAAACCCGAGGATAGAATGGCGGGGAATGGCGCTTTATGGAGTAAGAGACGATCAAATCAAAATCACAGGCCGAGTAATCGACTGGATGGCCAAACAGCGCTATAATTATGCGCTACTTTCACAAGACCGCCCCGCACCGGGCGCTGGGCTTGCCCAAGAAGTATTCTTTAAGGGTAAAACGGAAGAAATACTTTTGCCAGAACTGATCAAACGTGACTTTCTCATCAATATGGGCGAGCATAATACGCATTGTTATCTGGATAAGGACAAACTTTTTAAAGAGCACCCGGATTGGTTTGCGGAAATCAACGGAAAGCGGACCAAAGGCCAGATTTGTTACGGCAACGATAAGGCAATGAACTATTACTCCGAACAGTTAATCAAATGGCTAAAAGATAAACCTTGGGTCGATTTCATCGGAACTTGGCCATTGGACGGCGGCGGTTACTGCCAGTGCATAAAGTGTAAGAAAAAAAGAGTAATTGCCGACGCCATAAGCCTATTAGCGGAGAATATCCGCAAAACAAACAGAAACGTAACCGTAGAATTCCTTTCTTACAAACCCGCTACGTTCGAATTGCCAAACCGCCAAATCCCAAAGAACTTCGCCGTTCTTTACTGTCCAGATTTGGGCAATAAACCCGATCTGGAAAAAGATTGGACCAAAGCCACCGAAAACGCTCAAGGCGTTTACCAATTCGAGTATTATATGGCCGATCATTGGCGAGCGCGGGGAAATGTCTGGCTCCGTCCGGAATTCGCAGTCCAAAGCGCCGATTATTTAGCCGAAAATAATTTCAGAGGAACAGTCTCTCTCTATCTGCCTATCCAGACTTGGTGGCGCGGGTCTTTCAACTACTTTTTCTTCGGAAAGGCTCTTTGGGAAAAAGACCTTTCCGTTAATCGCAAACTGACCGAACATTGCGAAAAGCATTACGGCAAATACGCAAAAGAGGTTTTGGCTATTTATAATGAGCTACTCTACGAAGTGCAAGAAGGCGGTTATTTCGCCGTCGACGATAAGAATACTGAAGAGGTTGTTCGCAAAAGCAAACGAATCGTACAACGGAGTGAGGAACTATTGGACAAAATTTACGCTCTGCGTAAAAACATAAAAAACAAAACAATCGGCGGTAAAATCGAAAAACTTTGGAATTACGTGGAAGGAACAAAATTGTTTTTTTCCTATATCGCTTTCCGTACGCCAAAAGATAAAATTCGTTTGTTGAATTTTGCTGAGGAACACGAAAAAGCGGAAGACGGAGCTTCCGTACAACGACAATACCTTAACTGGCGTCTTCAATGGATTCCGAAAATTAAACCACAATACCAAAAACAAAGTGTTGGAACTCAAACTTTGCCTTCGGCCCACTCAAACACCCTAACATTTGACGCAACTGGAAAAATCGATTCAAACGGAAGCTGGAATATTTTTCTTCTTTCCAAAGACAAGGAACCTATTTCAGTATCAAAAATAGAATTGGTTGAAGATGGACGGGTCGTGATTTCGGAGACTCCGAACAAAAGTCAAGTGGCCATTAAAATTTCGAAATTTTTCGATATGGGAAAATACGAAATTCGACTTACGGCCAACGGTAAAAAAGGGCAAAAAGTGGAATGCTTCGTTTTGAAAAATCCAGCTCAATAA
- a CDS encoding sensor histidine kinase, translated as MGNKRVKDESESFAFNLRGVLIIVAVISAFSLPFHSWDEAFRVVVYNFLTSVSLWLANGYPSYFIDKRISWVEEPRKRLLTGLGAFFIFNLIAIFAVNSFAYTTLDNREFDFVKMITTPWFQGASVIQLAISFLVSVVIHTLSFWREWKSSVLEVERLRAERMTRQFESLKDQLNPHFLFNSLNALSSLVYESPELSDKFIQRLSSIYRYLLDTQEREVVDFSEEIEFTRSYVFLQKIRFGDNLKVEEDLGMNTGWMIPPLSIQLLVENAIKHNLVSKENPLTIKIETKDNRLFVSNNIQRRPSGKESTGKGLDNIRQRFLFLSGRQVEISDDGTEFTVGVPLLEIEYSE; from the coding sequence ATGGGAAATAAAAGAGTAAAAGATGAATCGGAAAGTTTCGCCTTTAATCTGCGTGGAGTTTTAATTATCGTTGCGGTTATAAGTGCGTTTTCTTTGCCGTTCCATTCTTGGGATGAGGCGTTTAGGGTAGTAGTTTATAATTTCCTCACTAGTGTTTCGCTTTGGTTGGCAAACGGTTATCCATCATATTTTATTGATAAAAGAATATCTTGGGTTGAGGAGCCGAGAAAGCGCCTTCTGACTGGCTTGGGTGCTTTCTTTATTTTCAATTTGATCGCCATTTTCGCAGTTAACTCATTCGCTTATACAACACTGGATAATCGTGAATTTGATTTCGTGAAAATGATTACCACACCTTGGTTTCAAGGCGCTTCAGTTATCCAATTAGCTATTTCCTTTTTGGTTAGTGTCGTGATTCATACCCTTTCGTTTTGGAGGGAGTGGAAGTCTTCGGTGTTGGAAGTGGAGCGTTTGCGTGCCGAACGCATGACTCGTCAGTTTGAATCATTGAAAGATCAGCTCAATCCTCATTTTTTGTTTAATAGCCTTAACGCTTTAAGTTCCTTGGTTTATGAAAGTCCAGAACTGTCGGATAAATTTATTCAAAGGCTATCTTCCATATACCGGTATTTATTGGATACTCAAGAAAGAGAGGTTGTTGATTTCTCTGAAGAAATCGAGTTTACCCGCTCTTACGTTTTTCTTCAAAAGATTCGATTCGGTGATAATCTTAAGGTTGAAGAAGATTTAGGGATGAATACGGGTTGGATGATTCCGCCACTTTCGATACAGCTATTGGTGGAAAACGCTATTAAACATAATCTTGTATCGAAGGAAAATCCTTTGACGATAAAAATTGAAACGAAAGACAATAGGTTATTCGTAAGCAATAATATTCAGAGAAGGCCTAGTGGCAAAGAATCAACGGGAAAAGGATTGGATAATATTCGGCAAAGGTTTTTATTTTTGAGTGGCCGGCAGGTGGAAATTAGTGACGATGGGACGGAGTTTACGGTTGGAGTACCTTTGTTGGAAATCGAATATAGCGAATGA
- the pafA gene encoding alkaline phosphatase PafA, which yields MSNRFVKNWRKLLYVPLFLFAVDGLAQKKKPKLVVGIVVDQMRQEFLDRFKDDFGKEGFNRMLAEGFELKNAHYNYLPTTTGPGHASVFTGTTPAFHGIVYNNWYSRKAESKLYCVEDSGVSMVGATGESGKRSPKNLVTTTVTDELKIATQFRSKVVSVSVKDRSAILGGGHNPDGAYWYDGKSGNFVTSTYYGQELPAWVNEFNGRKLPKMYAKKEWKPILPMSAYNESRQDGAEYEQGLHGTEFPYKASHMHGKKGNRITDTPYGNDLLTEMAMASVLGEKLGKGNETDFLAISYSSTDKIGHAYGPASVEIQDTYIRLDRNIAELLSFLDKQVGQGEYVVFLTADHAASEAPGYLEEHKMPGGYFDQNGMEEALESFLSQKYGAGKWLDYVDFFQLYFNPETLEKHGLDRRNVSRVVADWLLDWEGVARTFTAKEANLADYNGGGYKGMLSRGFYPKRSGDVFYLMNSGWLVRDSGKGTSHGAIYAYDTHVPILWFGADIPHGSSVKYHRITDVAPTVSLMLGIKLPSGSTGEPISEILEEDKTGGAVK from the coding sequence ATGTCAAATCGATTTGTAAAGAATTGGCGCAAGCTTTTGTACGTTCCGCTTTTTTTGTTTGCGGTTGACGGATTGGCGCAGAAAAAGAAACCGAAATTGGTTGTCGGGATTGTTGTGGACCAAATGAGGCAAGAGTTCCTCGACAGGTTTAAGGACGATTTCGGAAAGGAGGGTTTTAACCGGATGCTAGCGGAAGGGTTTGAACTGAAAAACGCCCATTATAACTATTTGCCGACTACCACAGGCCCGGGCCACGCTTCGGTGTTCACTGGCACAACGCCTGCTTTTCACGGAATAGTCTATAATAATTGGTATAGCAGAAAAGCGGAGTCAAAGCTGTATTGTGTGGAAGACAGTGGCGTAAGTATGGTAGGCGCAACGGGAGAGTCGGGTAAGCGGTCGCCCAAAAACCTAGTGACTACCACAGTCACCGATGAGTTGAAAATAGCGACTCAATTTCGTTCAAAGGTTGTGAGTGTATCGGTGAAGGACAGGAGTGCCATACTTGGTGGCGGGCATAACCCGGACGGCGCTTATTGGTATGATGGCAAGAGCGGTAATTTTGTGACCAGTACTTATTACGGTCAAGAATTGCCGGCATGGGTGAATGAATTTAACGGCCGGAAGCTACCGAAAATGTACGCTAAAAAGGAGTGGAAACCCATCCTTCCGATGTCGGCATATAATGAAAGCCGTCAGGACGGAGCGGAGTACGAACAAGGCCTCCACGGGACGGAATTTCCTTACAAGGCGTCGCATATGCACGGCAAAAAGGGAAACCGGATTACGGACACTCCGTACGGCAACGATCTGTTGACCGAGATGGCGATGGCCTCCGTTTTGGGAGAGAAATTGGGAAAAGGGAATGAAACCGACTTTTTGGCGATCAGTTATTCCTCCACCGACAAAATCGGCCATGCTTATGGGCCGGCTTCAGTCGAAATCCAAGATACGTATATTAGGCTTGACCGGAATATAGCGGAGCTCTTGTCGTTTTTGGATAAACAAGTGGGGCAAGGCGAATACGTGGTCTTTTTAACCGCTGACCATGCGGCTTCCGAGGCGCCGGGTTATTTGGAAGAGCATAAAATGCCGGGCGGATATTTTGACCAAAATGGAATGGAAGAGGCATTGGAAAGCTTTCTTTCCCAGAAATATGGCGCCGGTAAATGGTTGGATTACGTCGATTTCTTTCAGCTGTATTTCAATCCCGAAACGTTGGAAAAGCACGGGCTTGATCGCAGAAATGTTAGCCGGGTAGTAGCCGATTGGTTATTGGACTGGGAAGGCGTCGCCAGAACTTTCACAGCCAAAGAGGCGAATTTGGCGGACTATAACGGCGGAGGTTATAAAGGCATGCTTTCCAGAGGGTTTTATCCGAAACGTTCAGGGGATGTTTTTTATCTGATGAATTCGGGATGGTTGGTTAGAGACAGCGGAAAAGGCACTTCTCACGGAGCAATTTACGCTTATGATACTCACGTGCCGATCTTGTGGTTTGGAGCTGATATTCCCCATGGCTCTTCCGTAAAATACCACCGTATTACGGACGTGGCGCCGACAGTGTCGCTTATGTTGGGAATAAAATTGCCAAGCGGAAGCACAGGCGAGCCGATTTCGGAGATCTTGGAAGAAGACAAAACTGGTGGGGCAGTGAAGTGA
- a CDS encoding LytTR family DNA-binding domain-containing protein: MKILIVEDEPIAANKLERMVRAKEPEVVVLDKLDTVSSAVDFFKTGKESPDLVFMDVRLADGLSFDIFDQVEVDYPIVFTTAYDDYALPAFKVNSVDYLLKPINEEALGMALEKYKKRHAITEKIGLEEIDALRSVMSERRNKKKYKERFVVRAGEKLRSVRADNAVCFYSESRVTFLRDSEGRNHVVDYTLEQVENAVDPDLFFRVNRKFLVGIDGIGEVVFYSNSRLRIMLDGFEQAEVIVSRERVSDFKEWFGQ, translated from the coding sequence ATGAAAATACTGATTGTAGAAGACGAACCTATCGCCGCCAATAAATTGGAAAGAATGGTTCGGGCTAAAGAGCCGGAAGTTGTGGTTTTGGATAAACTTGATACGGTTAGTTCGGCGGTTGATTTTTTCAAAACCGGGAAGGAATCTCCCGATCTTGTATTTATGGATGTCCGTCTGGCTGACGGTCTTAGTTTCGATATTTTTGATCAGGTGGAAGTCGATTATCCCATTGTATTCACTACCGCTTACGACGATTACGCATTACCGGCTTTTAAAGTTAATAGCGTTGATTATTTACTAAAACCCATAAACGAAGAAGCTTTGGGTATGGCTTTGGAAAAATATAAAAAACGTCATGCCATAACGGAGAAAATAGGATTGGAGGAAATAGATGCTTTAAGAAGCGTAATGTCGGAACGGCGGAACAAAAAGAAATACAAAGAGCGTTTTGTGGTAAGGGCAGGAGAGAAGCTGAGGTCCGTTAGGGCGGATAACGCGGTTTGTTTTTACAGCGAAAGCCGAGTGACTTTTTTGCGTGATAGTGAAGGCCGGAACCATGTTGTAGATTATACTTTGGAGCAGGTTGAGAATGCTGTTGATCCTGATCTGTTTTTTCGGGTAAACCGTAAATTTCTGGTTGGGATTGACGGTATTGGGGAGGTCGTTTTTTATTCCAATAGTAGATTGCGAATAATGTTGGACGGGTTTGAACAGGCGGAAGTGATTGTGAGCCGAGAGCGGGTTTCTGATTTTAAGGAATGGTTCGGTCAATAA